A DNA window from Bacillus oleivorans contains the following coding sequences:
- a CDS encoding acyltransferase family protein, whose product MTRHAFFDNAKFILIFLVVFGHLIQSYIEDFNMVEILYKVIYTFHMPAFILISGFFAKGFKKSGYIKKLSKKLLLPYIIFQLLYSVYYYFLLDKSTIVTDPLNPQWSLWFLISLFCWNLMLFLYTKWKPLAALVIASSVALLVGYVDWIGNYLSLSRTFVFFPFFLLGYYLDQRHFEKCWSWKPRIVSLFTIATVTAFFTIFPELNEKWLLGSKAYEELGAFGIEGMANRLFLFGISLVMSFSFFSFVPTGKTFFTNLGRNTLYVYLLHGFFVKTFRVSDIKNEFHSLENLVWIMVISIFLTWLLSTKMVTVIFQPFIELKIRQFKEIILAGKERTMDLITLKHPHSKNKDI is encoded by the coding sequence ATGACGCGCCATGCATTTTTCGACAACGCCAAGTTTATTTTAATCTTCCTCGTTGTTTTCGGTCACTTAATCCAAAGCTATATTGAAGATTTTAATATGGTTGAGATTCTTTATAAGGTTATATACACCTTCCATATGCCAGCTTTCATTCTTATATCTGGCTTTTTTGCGAAAGGATTTAAAAAGTCAGGGTATATAAAGAAGCTAAGCAAAAAATTACTTCTTCCTTATATAATCTTTCAGCTGCTTTATTCGGTTTATTATTATTTCTTGCTTGATAAAAGTACAATTGTTACAGATCCTTTGAATCCGCAATGGTCACTTTGGTTTCTGATTAGTTTATTTTGCTGGAATCTTATGCTATTTCTTTATACGAAATGGAAACCTCTTGCAGCCTTAGTAATTGCAAGTTCCGTCGCCCTTTTGGTTGGATATGTTGATTGGATAGGAAATTATTTAAGCCTATCGAGAACCTTTGTGTTCTTTCCATTCTTTTTACTGGGATACTATTTAGACCAACGTCATTTTGAAAAATGCTGGTCTTGGAAGCCAAGGATAGTTTCATTATTTACCATAGCTACCGTTACCGCGTTTTTCACTATTTTTCCAGAATTAAATGAAAAATGGCTGTTAGGTTCCAAAGCGTATGAAGAATTGGGAGCATTTGGAATAGAAGGTATGGCGAACCGGTTGTTTCTTTTTGGAATAAGCTTAGTCATGAGTTTTAGCTTTTTCTCATTTGTCCCAACCGGAAAAACGTTTTTTACCAATTTAGGCAGAAACACATTATATGTCTATCTTCTCCATGGCTTTTTTGTTAAAACCTTTAGAGTCAGTGATATCAAAAATGAATTCCACTCGCTCGAAAATCTTGTTTGGATTATGGTTATATCCATATTCCTTACTTGGCTCTTATCAACAAAGATGGTTACTGTAATTTTTCAGCCTTTCATAGAACTAAAAATAAGACAGTTTAAAGAGATCATCTTAGCAGGAAAAGAAAGAACGATGGACTTAATCACGCTTAAACATCCGCATAGCAAGAACAAGGATATTTAA
- a CDS encoding TrkH family potassium uptake protein — MKKNLVLLINKLTPFQVIVSYYLVAVTVSTILLSLPGAHQPDSQWTLMDAIFTAVSAVSVTGLTTINVSETFSTEGIFILMFVLQFGGVGVMTLGTFFWMIVGKKIGLKERRLMMADQNQTNLAGMVNLLKQILILIILIELVGAIILGFYFLDYFPDWKQAFLQGLFASVSATTNAGFDITGTSLIPFANDYFVQFVNIILLTLGAIGFPVLIEVKDFLFHKSTTAKFRFSLYSKLTTITFFVLLVLGTILILLLEQNAFFKEKSWHESFFYALFQSATTKSSGLATMDVSEFTTPTLLVMSALMFIGASPSSVGGGIRTTTFALNLLFLYSFAKGRKSIKVFRREIHEEDLYKSLAVTMMAGLICFMSVVALSISEKGIGLMPIIFEVASAFGTTGLSMGITGDLSTFGKFVIMFLMFVGRVGILAFLFMLGGRNNNVNYHYPKERVIIG; from the coding sequence ATGAAAAAAAACTTAGTTTTATTAATAAATAAATTAACCCCTTTTCAAGTGATCGTCTCCTATTACCTGGTTGCTGTAACTGTCTCGACGATACTTTTAAGCTTGCCAGGTGCCCATCAGCCAGATTCTCAATGGACCTTAATGGATGCTATTTTCACCGCTGTAAGTGCGGTAAGTGTAACGGGATTAACAACGATAAATGTGTCAGAGACCTTTTCAACCGAAGGAATCTTTATCCTTATGTTTGTACTTCAATTTGGCGGCGTAGGCGTCATGACATTAGGAACGTTTTTTTGGATGATAGTAGGGAAAAAGATCGGACTTAAAGAAAGGCGGTTAATGATGGCCGACCAAAATCAAACCAATTTGGCTGGTATGGTTAACCTTTTAAAGCAAATATTAATTTTAATTATTCTGATTGAATTGGTCGGTGCCATCATTCTGGGATTTTACTTTTTAGATTATTTTCCAGACTGGAAACAAGCCTTTTTACAAGGACTTTTTGCGTCCGTCAGCGCAACAACGAATGCTGGCTTTGATATTACTGGGACTTCCTTAATACCGTTTGCCAATGATTATTTTGTTCAGTTTGTCAATATTATCCTGCTCACTTTGGGTGCGATAGGATTTCCGGTTTTAATTGAAGTGAAAGATTTTCTCTTTCACAAAAGCACAACAGCTAAATTTCGGTTTTCTCTCTATTCAAAGTTAACAACCATTACATTTTTCGTTTTATTAGTATTGGGTACAATATTAATATTATTGTTGGAACAAAATGCCTTCTTTAAAGAGAAAAGCTGGCATGAAAGCTTCTTTTATGCCTTATTTCAATCAGCAACCACAAAAAGCAGCGGCTTAGCAACGATGGATGTAAGTGAATTTACTACCCCTACACTTTTAGTTATGTCAGCGCTTATGTTTATTGGAGCTTCCCCAAGTTCTGTAGGTGGAGGTATTCGTACGACAACCTTTGCATTGAATTTGTTATTTCTTTACTCTTTTGCAAAAGGAAGAAAATCCATCAAAGTCTTTCGTAGAGAAATACATGAAGAAGATCTTTATAAATCTTTAGCCGTTACCATGATGGCTGGTCTTATTTGTTTCATGAGTGTAGTAGCTCTTTCTATTTCAGAAAAAGGGATAGGATTGATGCCAATCATTTTTGAGGTAGCTTCTGCCTTTGGTACAACTGGTTTATCTATGGGGATTACAGGTGATTTATCAACCTTTGGCAAGTTTGTCATAATGTTTCTCATGTTTGTCGGCAGAGTTGGGATATTAGCTTTTCTATTTATGTTAGGCGGCAGAAATAATAATGTGAATTACCATTATCCAAAAGAACGGGTCATTATCGGTTAA
- a CDS encoding MFS transporter: MSSYALQKKATEAISKSTNEPVYRVLFLISLCHLLNDSLQSVVTAMFPILEKEMNLSYTQMGFIVFSLNIVSSLMQPVIGIMSDKKPMPYALPVGLSFSFVGMIGLSVIDSYIGMIVSVLLLGIGSAIFHPEGSRVVYMAAGNKRGTAQSIFQVGGNTGQALAPLMAAFILLPLGLQKGTFIFAFVALTAVICLVFVSRWYSLQLKSNNVNLKKNAASMVNSKIDKRVGLVLVILLLFIFTRTWYLQAISNFYTLYSIDVYGFQIKTSQIYLFAFLGAGALGTFFGGPLADRFGKKNIISASIIMTIPLALLLPHVYPILAFILLVLIGFILMTSFSVTVVYAQELVPGRIGLMSGLTVGLAFGLGAVGSVALGNIADIIGLQMMMISISFLPILGLITFLLPKNG, from the coding sequence ATGTCTAGCTATGCTTTACAAAAAAAGGCAACTGAGGCCATATCGAAATCAACGAATGAACCTGTTTATCGTGTACTATTTTTAATTTCACTTTGTCATCTTTTAAATGATTCATTGCAATCTGTTGTAACAGCTATGTTTCCAATTTTAGAAAAGGAAATGAATTTATCCTATACGCAAATGGGTTTTATTGTCTTTTCACTTAATATCGTATCTTCCCTGATGCAGCCTGTGATTGGAATCATGTCAGATAAAAAACCGATGCCCTATGCATTGCCAGTTGGTCTTTCTTTTTCTTTCGTTGGAATGATCGGCTTATCCGTCATTGATTCTTATATCGGGATGATTGTTTCTGTCCTTCTTTTAGGAATTGGCTCTGCAATCTTTCATCCAGAAGGGTCCCGGGTCGTTTACATGGCTGCCGGAAATAAAAGAGGCACTGCCCAATCTATTTTTCAAGTTGGAGGAAATACAGGGCAAGCTTTAGCGCCATTAATGGCAGCTTTTATACTTCTGCCATTGGGTCTGCAAAAGGGTACCTTTATTTTTGCCTTTGTCGCCTTAACTGCAGTAATTTGCCTAGTATTTGTTTCAAGATGGTATTCATTACAGCTCAAATCGAACAACGTGAATTTAAAGAAAAATGCGGCCTCTATGGTCAATTCGAAGATAGATAAACGGGTAGGCTTGGTTCTTGTGATTCTTTTATTGTTCATTTTTACAAGAACCTGGTATCTTCAGGCCATAAGTAACTTTTATACGCTTTATTCCATTGATGTTTACGGATTCCAAATCAAAACTTCGCAGATTTATCTGTTTGCGTTCCTCGGCGCCGGAGCGCTCGGAACTTTCTTTGGAGGACCGCTAGCCGATCGATTTGGGAAAAAGAATATCATTTCTGCTTCCATTATCATGACCATTCCGCTTGCTTTATTATTGCCGCATGTATATCCGATCCTTGCTTTTATTTTACTAGTCCTGATTGGATTTATATTAATGACTAGTTTTTCAGTTACTGTTGTATATGCTCAGGAATTAGTGCCTGGCCGCATTGGATTAATGTCGGGCCTTACAGTCGGATTAGCATTTGGTTTGGGTGCAGTCGGTTCGGTAGCATTAGGAAATATAGCGGACATCATCGGTCTGCAAATGATGATGATATCCATTTCTTTTTTACCAATATTAGGGTTAATCACCTTCTTATTGCCGAAAAATGGGTAA
- a CDS encoding Rap family tetratricopeptide repeat protein, whose amino-acid sequence MKVLVAAHEVANALTRWHDFIKLGNIAKSEQLKEEVEHLLTDMEKNQDVLLYYSLIDYRHSLLYNNTNEAEEKLQNIDPEHEMNDLLLYYYYYFKGMHQYKLQNYQEALSYYNQAELSLENLSDEIEKSEFYYKVASAYYHMRQFLLAIDYIFKAISIYQNYPLYKSRIADCHNVLGLCYLGRKEYEKAEKHFKESFEVAKEIGDKDLQVFLMYNLGYLYSEQNHSDLAIQFLSEAASKKFRLHKVCYLLAKEFLKIGDRKLAYLHISKGKEICQEINNEEYFHHLKVLELLDSPPQHLLKRATIQMNKVLDYFQEEGLHGFVHDYAIEFGNLLYKYQYYENASHFYNRGVNCQTSKS is encoded by the coding sequence TTGAAGGTACTTGTTGCGGCTCACGAGGTTGCAAATGCCCTGACTCGCTGGCATGACTTTATTAAATTGGGCAATATTGCAAAAAGTGAGCAGCTAAAAGAGGAAGTTGAGCATCTGTTGACTGACATGGAAAAAAATCAGGACGTATTGCTTTATTACTCATTGATCGATTACAGGCACAGTCTTCTCTACAATAACACAAATGAGGCAGAGGAAAAGCTTCAAAATATTGATCCTGAGCATGAAATGAATGACTTACTCCTTTACTATTACTACTACTTCAAGGGTATGCACCAGTATAAACTTCAAAACTATCAAGAAGCTCTTTCCTACTATAACCAAGCAGAATTGTCACTAGAGAATCTATCTGATGAAATAGAGAAATCGGAATTTTACTATAAAGTAGCAAGCGCCTATTACCACATGCGCCAATTTCTATTAGCGATTGATTATATTTTTAAAGCTATTTCCATTTATCAAAACTATCCCTTATATAAAAGCAGAATTGCGGACTGTCACAATGTACTGGGACTTTGTTATTTAGGACGGAAAGAATATGAAAAAGCGGAAAAACATTTCAAGGAAAGCTTCGAAGTTGCAAAAGAGATTGGAGATAAAGACCTTCAGGTATTTTTAATGTATAACCTAGGTTACCTATATTCAGAGCAAAACCATTCAGATCTGGCTATTCAATTCTTATCTGAGGCTGCATCGAAAAAGTTTAGACTCCATAAAGTCTGTTATTTGCTTGCCAAGGAATTTTTAAAAATCGGCGATCGAAAACTTGCTTATTTGCATATTAGCAAAGGCAAGGAAATTTGTCAGGAAATCAATAACGAAGAATATTTTCACCACCTAAAGGTTTTAGAATTGTTAGATTCTCCTCCACAGCATTTATTAAAGCGTGCAACCATTCAAATGAATAAAGTGTTGGATTATTTTCAAGAAGAAGGCTTACATGGGTTTGTGCATGATTATGCCATAGAGTTTGGAAATCTGCTTTATAAATATCAGTATTATGAAAATGCTAGTCATTTTTATAATAGAGGAGTTAATTGTCAAACTTCTAAATCTTAA
- a CDS encoding aspartyl-phosphate phosphatase Spo0E family protein, protein MNAFPDRKISFEDKMVLKIKQKREQMIQSANQFGYTDEQTVRYSQELDKLINEYNDHKPASKSTEVRVVQKQMIMIFQKMFPIT, encoded by the coding sequence GTGAACGCTTTTCCAGATCGTAAAATTAGTTTTGAAGATAAAATGGTATTAAAAATAAAACAAAAGCGGGAGCAAATGATTCAATCCGCCAATCAATTTGGCTACACGGATGAACAAACGGTTCGCTATAGTCAGGAATTGGACAAGCTTATCAATGAATATAATGATCACAAGCCAGCTTCTAAGTCTACAGAAGTAAGGGTTGTCCAAAAACAAATGATTATGATTTTCCAAAAAATGTTTCCTATTACCTAA
- a CDS encoding PAS domain-containing sensor histidine kinase, giving the protein MNEQFLVIEKEEYEKLKKRVKELEERVSITNTFYQNSLDAAILLQEDLKIVEVNQAAVQLFEEDEETLLQKSILDFLSLVPKEIYNHQRNQLKAHGQHVDELLLTLGNSKVKHVQYIGIDVVKPDHDLMILRDISFSKEMEREQAITTHMFSDVFKRAVDGILFFNKDGVIVDVNPSLTKSLNTKKEKIIGRKLEEMVPSQYHFKLYKQWKHLMEMGISKGEIPFKIGDTQCIFEFSTSSNIHNGLYMSIMRDITEKKEMEAKIKENEQLFADLFEGALDAIVLWDHSFTIVKANEAACRLFECTYEELLTKKLDDFVYQKDEHYKSILNRLNQSGGIRAETLFLMPNGQMKLIEFTSRSHSIDGYNMTILRNVSEQRQMEKELRESEQKFRRIFEGSLDGFILWTNHYEIVDINHNGIKILELDKKVCLGKKFNQILGNKIEGFSEIKRHLGALRQKGQDHGNLTITLINKRKKHIEFSTKLNILKGLHLTIFRDITERLEMQEQLRKSDTLNVVGELAAGIAHEIRNPMTALKGFIQLLQSSVKEDHSMYFKVITSELQRIESIITEFLVLAKPQAVHYLKKDIVQIMKETLELLNAQAMMHNVQFQTIFYRDIPKVYCEPNQLKQVFINIIKNAIEAMPKGGVITVSIQRYMDQIRVSIRDEGSGISKGRLKKLGEPFYTTKERGTGLGLMVSYKIIEEHLGFIEVESEVGNGTVFHIILPIRDSESNHV; this is encoded by the coding sequence TTGAATGAACAGTTTCTGGTTATAGAAAAAGAAGAATATGAAAAGTTAAAAAAGAGAGTTAAAGAATTAGAAGAGAGAGTATCTATTACAAATACCTTTTATCAAAATTCCTTAGACGCTGCTATCCTGCTTCAGGAAGATTTAAAAATTGTCGAAGTTAATCAAGCCGCTGTTCAATTATTCGAAGAAGATGAAGAAACTTTACTTCAAAAAAGTATTTTAGATTTTTTATCGCTGGTCCCAAAGGAAATCTATAATCATCAGAGAAATCAATTAAAAGCTCATGGACAGCATGTCGATGAACTTTTATTAACTTTGGGAAACAGTAAAGTAAAGCATGTCCAATACATCGGAATTGATGTAGTTAAACCAGATCACGATTTAATGATATTAAGGGATATCTCCTTTAGCAAAGAAATGGAAAGAGAACAGGCTATAACCACTCATATGTTCAGTGATGTTTTTAAAAGAGCAGTTGATGGGATTCTCTTTTTTAACAAGGATGGCGTCATTGTAGATGTAAATCCTTCGCTTACAAAGAGCTTGAATACTAAAAAAGAAAAAATTATTGGCCGTAAGTTGGAAGAGATGGTTCCAAGCCAGTATCATTTTAAGCTTTATAAACAATGGAAGCATTTAATGGAGATGGGAATTTCTAAAGGGGAGATTCCATTTAAAATCGGGGATACCCAATGTATTTTTGAATTCAGCACCAGTTCTAATATCCATAATGGTCTTTATATGTCGATTATGAGGGATATTACAGAGAAAAAAGAAATGGAAGCAAAAATTAAGGAAAACGAGCAGCTCTTTGCCGATTTATTTGAAGGTGCTCTGGATGCGATTGTTCTGTGGGATCATTCTTTTACAATTGTTAAAGCTAATGAAGCGGCCTGCCGTTTATTTGAGTGTACATACGAAGAACTCTTAACGAAAAAATTGGATGACTTTGTTTACCAAAAGGATGAACATTATAAAAGCATATTAAATAGATTGAATCAATCCGGCGGGATTAGAGCTGAAACCTTATTTTTAATGCCAAATGGCCAAATGAAGCTGATTGAATTTACCTCCAGGTCCCATTCTATTGATGGGTATAATATGACAATATTACGCAATGTAAGTGAACAGCGGCAAATGGAAAAGGAATTAAGAGAAAGTGAACAAAAATTCCGGAGAATCTTTGAAGGTTCTTTAGACGGATTTATTCTTTGGACAAATCATTATGAAATCGTTGATATCAATCATAACGGCATAAAAATATTAGAGCTTGATAAAAAGGTGTGTCTCGGAAAGAAATTCAATCAAATTTTAGGAAACAAAATTGAAGGATTCTCGGAGATAAAAAGACATTTAGGAGCATTAAGACAGAAAGGCCAAGATCACGGTAACTTAACCATTACATTAATTAATAAACGAAAAAAACACATTGAATTTTCAACTAAGCTCAATATTCTGAAGGGGCTGCACCTTACTATCTTCCGAGACATTACCGAAAGACTGGAGATGCAAGAACAACTGCGAAAATCAGATACATTAAACGTTGTGGGTGAATTAGCCGCAGGAATTGCCCATGAGATTAGAAATCCAATGACGGCATTAAAAGGCTTTATTCAATTGTTGCAAAGCAGTGTCAAAGAAGACCATTCGATGTATTTTAAGGTCATTACCTCTGAACTGCAAAGGATTGAATCGATTATTACTGAATTTCTTGTACTCGCTAAACCTCAAGCGGTTCATTATCTGAAAAAGGATATCGTTCAAATTATGAAAGAAACGTTAGAACTTTTAAATGCACAGGCCATGATGCATAATGTGCAATTTCAAACTATTTTTTACCGGGATATTCCTAAAGTTTATTGTGAACCAAACCAATTGAAACAGGTATTTATTAATATTATTAAAAATGCGATTGAGGCTATGCCAAAGGGTGGGGTAATTACGGTAAGTATCCAACGATATATGGATCAAATCCGGGTATCGATTCGAGATGAAGGCAGCGGTATATCGAAAGGAAGACTGAAAAAACTGGGGGAACCCTTCTACACCACAAAGGAAAGAGGAACCGGTCTTGGTTTAATGGTCAGCTACAAAATCATTGAAGAGCATTTAGGATTTATCGAAGTAGAAAGTGAAGTTGGCAATGGAACCGTTTTTCATATTATTTTGCCAATACGAGATAGCGAATCCAATCATGTATGA
- a CDS encoding ZIP family metal transporter, with protein MSEVLIGSVLSALSTGLGALLILFLQDSLTHKVRDNLLAFTAGVMMAASMLGLIPDSLDSGGFFPMAIGICLGVVSLTLLEKNIPHIDLDHTKTGIKFDEKAMLIIAAITLHNIPEGLSVGVSYASESEGTGNLIAFAIGFQNAPEGLLVALFLMTQKINKWKSFFIATLTGAIEIVTSLLGYYLTSFVDFLVPYGLAFAAGAMLFIIYKELIPESHGDGNERTSTYSFILGILFMIFLIELF; from the coding sequence ATGAGTGAAGTTTTAATAGGAAGTGTGCTTTCTGCACTTTCGACTGGGCTTGGGGCTTTGCTGATTTTGTTCTTACAAGATTCGCTGACACATAAAGTACGTGACAATTTACTAGCTTTTACAGCTGGTGTCATGATGGCGGCATCTATGTTGGGATTAATCCCTGATTCCCTTGATAGCGGCGGATTCTTCCCTATGGCAATTGGGATCTGTCTAGGAGTCGTTTCATTAACCCTTCTAGAAAAAAACATCCCGCACATTGACCTTGACCATACAAAAACTGGGATTAAGTTTGATGAAAAAGCAATGTTAATCATTGCAGCAATTACGTTGCATAATATTCCGGAGGGTTTATCGGTTGGTGTCAGCTACGCTTCAGAATCCGAAGGAACCGGAAACCTAATTGCTTTTGCCATAGGCTTTCAAAATGCTCCAGAAGGGCTTTTAGTTGCCCTCTTCCTCATGACGCAAAAAATAAATAAATGGAAATCATTTTTTATCGCTACATTAACAGGAGCTATTGAGATTGTAACTTCACTTTTAGGTTATTACCTGACTTCGTTTGTTGATTTTCTTGTACCTTATGGTTTAGCATTTGCTGCAGGAGCTATGCTCTTTATTATTTACAAAGAACTGATTCCTGAAAGCCATGGTGACGGAAATGAGCGGACGTCTACTTACTCGTTTATTTTAGGTATTCTGTTTATGATTTTTCTTATTGAATTATTCTAA
- a CDS encoding B12-binding domain-containing radical SAM protein yields MKTVLASLNAKYIHTNLAIRYLKAYAAPEFDVELAEYTIKDPEMNIVTDLFNRKPDIIGFSCYIWNIEETIRVVKMLKKINPNLFIVFGGPEVTYDVPEWLERLPEIDVIALGEGEETFKQLLASLNDGRSLDSVGGIAYINDDGMLKVNPQPNKLDLRGLPSPFRFKEDIPHLSKRVTYIETSRGCPFSCQFCLSSIEVGVRYFDRKKIKDDIRYLLENGAKTIKFVDRTFNISRSYAMEMFQFLIDEHRPGTVFQFEITGDIMRPEVIDFLNKEAPPGLFRFEIGVQSTNDQTNELVKRRQNFEKLTRTVTMVKQGGKIDQHLDLIAGLPEENYDSFRNTFNDVFALRPEELQLGFLKLLRGTGLRIDAKKYGYVYMDHAPYEMLCNNVLSFDEIIKIKQVEDVLEKYWNAHRMDYTIEFLVQYVFETPFDFFKAFGSFWEKQGWSRIGHQLDDLFKRLNEFLIHENIEQLAIVQAFMKWDYLINQRYKPRHSWWIDGICKEEKQKVLHYISVNPHVVSGEFTELNLTDKDLFKHAAVEQFPFSMEKYLTNGEILAEPEYGLIIYYGDTMEKRTFFFSKSQLEAVLTARK; encoded by the coding sequence TTGAAAACCGTTTTAGCTTCGCTTAATGCAAAATATATTCATACGAATCTAGCTATTCGTTATTTAAAAGCATATGCTGCACCAGAATTTGATGTGGAATTAGCTGAATACACGATTAAGGATCCTGAGATGAATATTGTAACCGATCTTTTCAATCGGAAACCAGATATCATCGGATTTAGCTGCTATATCTGGAATATTGAGGAAACGATTCGGGTTGTGAAAATGCTGAAGAAAATTAACCCGAATTTATTTATCGTCTTTGGGGGTCCTGAGGTAACTTATGATGTACCTGAATGGCTTGAAAGGCTGCCTGAAATTGATGTAATTGCGCTTGGAGAGGGCGAGGAAACATTTAAGCAGCTCCTTGCTTCATTAAATGATGGACGATCTTTGGATTCCGTTGGGGGAATCGCATATATCAATGACGATGGCATGCTAAAAGTTAACCCGCAACCAAATAAGTTAGATCTTCGCGGGCTGCCTTCACCATTTCGATTTAAGGAGGATATCCCTCATTTATCTAAAAGGGTCACATATATCGAGACGAGTCGGGGCTGTCCGTTCAGCTGTCAATTTTGTCTCTCTTCCATTGAAGTAGGAGTCCGCTATTTTGATCGTAAAAAAATAAAAGACGATATTCGGTATCTATTGGAAAATGGGGCAAAAACGATTAAATTTGTCGACCGCACCTTTAATATTAGCCGTAGTTATGCGATGGAGATGTTTCAATTTTTGATTGATGAACACCGTCCAGGGACTGTGTTTCAATTTGAAATTACTGGAGATATTATGCGGCCCGAAGTCATTGATTTTCTCAATAAGGAAGCACCTCCAGGGTTATTCCGATTTGAAATTGGAGTTCAGTCTACAAATGACCAAACAAATGAATTAGTCAAAAGACGGCAAAATTTTGAAAAATTAACTAGAACTGTGACGATGGTTAAGCAAGGCGGAAAAATCGATCAGCATCTCGATTTAATTGCCGGGCTGCCTGAAGAAAATTATGATTCGTTCCGCAATACCTTTAACGATGTTTTTGCACTGAGGCCAGAGGAACTCCAATTAGGCTTTCTTAAACTCCTGAGAGGGACAGGTTTGCGTATTGATGCCAAAAAATATGGATATGTCTACATGGATCACGCTCCTTATGAAATGCTTTGCAACAATGTCCTTTCATTCGATGAAATAATAAAAATTAAACAAGTAGAAGATGTACTGGAGAAATATTGGAATGCTCACAGAATGGATTATACGATAGAATTTCTCGTCCAATATGTGTTTGAAACTCCTTTTGATTTCTTTAAGGCGTTCGGCTCTTTTTGGGAAAAACAGGGCTGGTCAAGAATTGGCCACCAATTAGACGATCTATTTAAAAGACTGAATGAATTTTTAATCCATGAAAATATTGAGCAGCTTGCAATTGTACAAGCCTTCATGAAATGGGATTATTTGATCAACCAGCGCTATAAGCCGCGACATTCATGGTGGATTGATGGAATCTGCAAAGAAGAAAAACAGAAGGTTCTTCATTATATCTCTGTTAATCCGCATGTTGTATCTGGAGAATTTACAGAACTAAACCTTACTGATAAAGATTTATTTAAGCATGCCGCGGTAGAACAATTCCCTTTCAGTATGGAAAAGTATTTAACTAACGGAGAAATTTTAGCAGAACCAGAATACGGCTTGATCATTTATTATGGAGATACGATGGAAAAAAGAACATTCTTCTTCTCTAAATCCCAGTTAGAAGCTGTTTTAACTGCTAGAAAATAA
- a CDS encoding phosphate/phosphite/phosphonate ABC transporter substrate-binding protein, translating into MKKVFGLMLVLVLALVLAACGTAEEDAGNNGNAEGGSEKPEKLVMGFVPSQDSGEISAKVKPLANRLSEELGIEVEGKVMTNYNALIEAMGSNEVQIGFIPAFGYVLANQEYDVEVILKSVRYGSGTYKAQYVVRADSGIESLEDLEGKIWAYADPTSTSGYLFPAAQLINEFGLEGPADLEQNFFGGTVAAGAHDTAAIAVYDGDADVATTFDDVRTELEEDYPDVMEKLKVIGYTADIPNDTISVTKELDDELQAQIKEIFLSFNEDEEMLKIMDEVYNWTGITEATHEEYKVVEETYNQFKDSISF; encoded by the coding sequence ATGAAGAAAGTCTTTGGACTTATGCTTGTTCTCGTACTGGCACTTGTACTCGCAGCCTGCGGTACTGCAGAAGAGGATGCTGGTAATAACGGAAATGCTGAAGGCGGTTCAGAAAAACCTGAAAAATTAGTTATGGGATTCGTGCCTTCACAAGATTCAGGTGAAATTTCCGCAAAGGTTAAACCCCTAGCAAACAGATTATCTGAAGAGCTTGGAATCGAAGTAGAAGGAAAAGTTATGACAAATTACAATGCTCTTATCGAAGCTATGGGTTCAAATGAAGTTCAAATTGGATTTATTCCTGCATTTGGTTATGTATTAGCAAATCAAGAGTATGATGTTGAAGTAATTCTTAAGTCTGTTCGTTATGGTAGCGGTACTTACAAAGCTCAATATGTAGTTCGTGCCGATTCTGGGATCGAATCTTTAGAAGATCTAGAAGGAAAAATTTGGGCATATGCGGATCCAACATCTACTTCTGGCTACCTTTTCCCTGCAGCACAGTTAATTAATGAATTTGGACTTGAAGGTCCTGCAGATCTAGAGCAAAACTTCTTTGGCGGTACAGTTGCAGCAGGTGCTCATGACACTGCCGCGATTGCAGTTTATGATGGAGATGCAGACGTGGCAACTACTTTTGATGATGTTCGTACTGAACTTGAAGAAGATTACCCAGATGTTATGGAAAAATTAAAGGTAATTGGCTATACTGCTGACATTCCTAATGATACGATTTCTGTTACAAAAGAGCTTGATGATGAACTTCAAGCTCAAATCAAAGAAATCTTCCTATCTTTCAACGAAGATGAAGAAATGCTAAAAATTATGGATGAGGTTTATAACTGGACTGGAATCACTGAAGCTACTCACGAAGAATACAAAGTAGTTGAAGAAACTTACAATCAATTTAAAGATTCCATTTCCTTCTAA